Within Marinomonas mediterranea MMB-1, the genomic segment GATACAGAAGCTCGTTGGCTATGCGCAAGCAATTGGGCTAGGGAAAACAGAGCACGCCCCGAAAGTGGCAGGTGAGTTTGGTGTGTTGGCGAACACCATGAACACGATGGAAAAGGCCATCCTCAATCGTGAAGAAGAGATTATTTTCAGAAGTTCTCATGACTTTTTAACGGGGCTTTATAACCGTTCGGCGTTAGAGCGAGAACTAACGAGTCAATTGCCAAGAAGCTGTGGTGCTTTAGTCCGTATCAATATACGGCGCTTTAAAGACATCAATAGCATGATGGGTTTTGACGCTGGTGATGAAGTCTTAAAGCAAACTGGGACGATCTTGTCTGACATTAGCCCTGATGTTGAATACGTCGCTCGCACCGGTGGAGATGAATTCACCGTGATTCTATCCAAACATCATCGCGAAGAAGATTGTTTGAAACTCCAAGAAATCATTCAACATGAAATCGAAAAGGGCATTAATCAGCGTATTCGATTAAAAGTGTCGATTGGTGTGTTGCCCTTGTCTGCGGACATTACCACGGCAAATGACGCCATGCGTCGTATCGATATTACCAGTGGTCGTGCGAAAGAGCGTGAACTGGGCATTGCCTTCTATCAGGACGGGTTGGACGAGATCAATCAAAGAAACCTCACTATCATTAATGACATCGACAATGCGCTCCTTAACAATCAGTTGTTTATGGTCTATCAGCCAAAAATTGCGGTACGAGAGGGATGTTGTTATGAGGCTGAAGCGCTGGTTCGCTGGGTTCACCCAGAACTTGGCTTCGTGCCTCCCGATGAATTTATTGGCCTGTTGGAGCAAACGGGTAACGTTCAGCAACTTACATTTTGGGTACTAGAGCAGGTTATTGATCAGGTCTCAACATGGTGGGCTGGTGGCGATAAAGTGACGGTTGCGGTGAATTTATCCGCACTGGATTTGGTTAATGAATCACTACCCGATTGGCTTACAAATAAGCTGAATGAAAAAGGCTTACCTGTCTCTGCTATATCACTTGAGGTGACCGAAAGCGCGGTTATGTCTGACGCCGATAAGGTTGTGTCGGTATTGGAAAGGCTGCAAGAAAAGCAGTTCCATTTGGCCATCGATGACTTTGGTACAGGGCAATCAGCGTTGTCTTATCTGCGTGACTTACCCGTTAATGAAGTGAAGGTTGATCGTGCATTTGTTCAATATCTGGATACCAATGACAACGATAAGTACATCGTTCGCGCGACCATCGAGTTATCTCATAGCTTGGGCTTTAAAGTGACTGCCGAAGGCGCTGAAAATAAGGAAGGTGTTGAGATCCTTAAGACTTTGGGTTGCGATAAGATACAGGGCTATTATTTTTCAAAACCACTTGCACCAGATGACTATATGGTTTGGTGCCATGATTTTAATGACCAGAAAGAAAACGCCTAATGTTAGCGGTTGTACGCCTTAGTGTCCTCGTTATTCTTATTGTTCTTGTAACATTGGCTGGACTGGTGATGTGTGCATTTCTTGCCTTGTCTTCGCGCCGAGCAAAGGACCGTGTGTATTACTTAGGGAAAATCCTCGCATCGGCGGCCAGGTTATTCGGTTTACGTGTTAAGACGGATGTGCACCCTAAAGCAACGACGGTGCAGCAAGCGGTCTATGTGGCCAACCATCAAAATAACTTTGATCTATTTACGTTAGCGCATGTGGTGCCGCATGGCGTGGTAACGGTGGGGAAGTCGTCCTTAAAGTGGATTCCCTTTTTCGGAACACTGTATTGGGCCAGCGGTAATTTTTTGATTAAACGGCATGATAGGGACAAAGCGATCGCCCGCATCACAGATATCGTGACGCAGATGAAGCAAACAGGGCTTTCGATTTGGATGTTTCCAGAGGGAACACGAAGCCGAGGTCGAGGTTGGTTACCGTTTAAACGAGGTGCTTTCCATGCGGCTATTCAAGCGGGTGTGCCGATTGTTCCGGTTGTATGCAGTGATACTCATGGGCAAGTCAAACTCAATCGTTTGAGCAACGGTTCTGTTACTGTAAAAGTACTTGAACCTATTAGTACAGAGGGTCTTACCGATGAGGATGTGGCAGACCTAGTGGCTAGATGTGAACAGCTAATGCATGAAGCAAAAGAAGCGCGATAGTTGCAGTTGCTTTCTCTCTTCCTCTCTTCTTTCCTTTCCTTTCGCTAGTCTAGGGTCACGTAAACCTTCAGTTCAGACTTTAATTCGGCAATGAGTTTTTGGTTTTTGCTGGATTGAATAACATTTTGTTCAGATCGTTGGCGAATCGCTTTCCAAAGCGTCGGCAATTCTGAAGTGAGTGACTTAAGTTCATCATCGACATCCATCCCAAGTTTATACGCTTCAATGCTAGCGTGGCCTCGCTGATGTAAGTGTCTTATCAAGGTAATTGCTCTGAATGTAAGCAAGGTCAATGTGGCGTCTTGAAGGCAAAGTAAGTGCTTTTTCGTTATTTTGCTCTTTATTGTTTCTTTATAATGTTTACCTGTTTCCCACGTTGCGCCAAGCAATGCGCCAATGGTTGTTGCCGTCCCTAACGACAACCCGGCACTGAGTATATCGATACTAACGCCAATCGCTGCGCCTGTAGCCGCACTGGTTCCGGCTTGAAGCCCCCATTCGGTTAAACTTTCAGGAGAAAATAGATCCTGAGTCCAGCGGTTGTTCGCAATGGGGAGTGTATTGACCAGAGTGTCTTCTTTTTGGAAATCGTATAAAGAAAGCAAGCGCAAAATAGCACTTTGTTCGATCGATCGAACCGCGTTTTCAAAGGCTTCCTGAACGTTTTTCTCCGGCGGGTATAACGCGCTTTCTATGCGTTTAGATGCACAGGCGAATAACATTTCAGCTACGTACTTCGTTGCTTCGTCTAGACGCTGTTTTGCTGCTTCGTATCGTGTGTCGAGCAGTGTTTGCAGTGCATCATACTGACTAGGAGCAAGGCTTTGCAGTGTTTGATACAAACGTTTTTCGTCTTCGAAAAAGAAAGCGACGGTATCGTATTTTACGAACGCATGATGGTGGCGCTCAGCGAGAACCGATTTCCATTTATCCTGCTGCTCAGTCGCAGGGTGACTGAAGTTCAAGATAGGAATGATGGGTTTGTTAGCGCAGGCTAATACGTTCAGCTCATCGAGATATTTGCCAAGAGGTGCTTGTCGAGAGTCGATCACATAGAGAATGATATCTGCGTTGATTAATTGCTTAATGATTTTACTTTCTTGCTCAAACTCCTGTTGTCCTAACGCCGTATCAGGGAAAGTTTCGAGCCATTGATAGTTCGTGACCCCGCTGTATTCGGGTTGCTGTCGTGCATCCCAAAGTCCAATCGAATCCTCGAATCCGGGGGTATCAATTAAACGCAGGACTGAGCGGCGCTCTACTTTAATATCAACTGCTTCAACGTGTCTGGTTGTGCCTGCAATATTGCCGACTTGCCCAAATCCTTTGTCGCGTATTAGTGTGCGTATTAGCGAGGTTTTCCCAGTATTAGCATGACCTACGATAAGTAGATTAATCGGCATGATGATGCGCCTCATTTGCAGACCAATAGCGTAAGCGATTGGTTTCGATATTGGCATTTAGGGCATGTTGTACCCATTGTTGTTCGTAAGTGTTACCAACAATGATGAGCGTAAAGTGTGTGCTCGCCTGCGCCATTTGTTTTAAAAATCTTAGAGAGCCACGATCAGGGCAATTACCTCCATTCACGACGAGGCTGAATGCAGAGAGTGGTACGTTATGCTCTAAAAGTTCTTTTTGATCTTGTCGATTGTTGATCGTCTTTAGCGAGTGTCCATTGACCTTGTCACCGTCCCATTCAAAGCCAAATAAAGGTGCGTTGAAATCCGATGCTGTGGCTGACTTTATCTTGGTGGCGGTAGAGGTTGTTATATCAGCGCCCTTTGAGTCTTCATCAATAATGATGGTTTGATGTTGTTCCTTTTGAGAGGCTTTGGCATGCGCTAGGATGGCTTTTATCGCTTGTGAAAGCGTGAATTTATAGCGTGAATATGAAAACGTGATGAGCAGAAATCGCGGAACGATACCGTATAGAATGATACTAAAAAGTACAAGGTACGCCCACTTTTGCTGAAGGGCGGGTAACCTTTCCGTATTAGACAATTCAGCGTTCGACCATCCAGCGTTCGACCATTCAGTGTTAGACAAGGCGCTCAGCTGTACTTCGAGGTTACTTGGGACAGAAACACCTAATAGGTTAGGAAACGCTCCTAAAAGACGAGTGAAATTCTGAAAGTCTGATGAACTTAACAATGTCGTTTCCCAGACGAAATGTACTTCATGGGTCATTAAGTAAACGCCGGTACTTAAAAGCCCGCCCATTAAATAACAGGCCCAGGTGGTGTGCATTAAGCTACCAATAAGCCACTTTCCGCGTTGATTTGCTAGATATAGTTCTTGGTAGGCTTTGACATAACGAGGCTCAGACTTAGCGAGTTTTGCACCGAATCGAATTAAAAGCTGAACGATGTGCTGCCAGTTACGACTTCCCGAAGGTCGAATAAAACAGGAAAGCAGCCAGAGCAATAAGCTTAAGGTGTTTGCTCCAAGTAATAGGAGCAACAGCCAGAATACATTAATATGGTTACCATCGGATTGCCCAAATGTACTCGGTGCAATAGAGGCTCCGAGTAGAACGGCGATGCTTAGTAGCGCAACAATGACCGTTTTCTTTATCGACACCAGTTTGTCGAACGCCAATTTGTAATGAGAGTTGAAGCGTGAAATCGAATCTTCGGTTTGGCCTAACGTGTGCGCTTCGTTTAGATTTCTAAGCAACGCAAGCTTTTCATTGTCTTTCATAAATACTGCTTAATATAGATGTATTTAAATCAGCGGCTTGCATCAAGGCTTTTGAAACGTCGCTCTAAGATCTCGTTAGAAGACGGAACTAAATCGGTAATGACACTTTGCTCAAAAGCTTGGCCGGCTGCTTTTCCATAATAATGTTACCTTTCCTTATGTTTAAAAGCACATCCCCTTGGTTTCTTAATACACTGTAGTCGTCAAAACCGCTTAGTAGAATCGCGTTTGCTGGGTTGCCTACTTTAATACCATAGTTCTGGAGCTTTAGGGTTTTCGCGCTGTTGTCGGAGATAAAGTCTAATGCGCTGATAAAGTCATCATAGCCCATCATCTGGCAGATATGCAGACCAGAATCTAACGTACGTAATAGTTTACCATTACCGAGCGAGTACCATGGATCGAAGATAGAATCTTGAGCAAAGCTGACGTTTAACCCCGCCTCGTTGAGCTCTTTAACGCGTGTCACGCCACGGCGTTTTGGGTAAGTGTCAAAGCGTCCTTGAAGGTGAATACTCTCAGTAGGGCAGGAGATAAAGTTTATGCCCGAATGTTTGAGTAATCTGAATAGTTTCGAGCAATAGGCATTGTCGTAGGAATGCATCGCTGTGGTATGACTGGCCGTCACTCTATTACCAATATTGTGCTTTAGCGCTTCATAAGCAAGAAACTCA encodes:
- a CDS encoding 1-acylglycerol-3-phosphate O-acyltransferase; translated protein: MLAVVRLSVLVILIVLVTLAGLVMCAFLALSSRRAKDRVYYLGKILASAARLFGLRVKTDVHPKATTVQQAVYVANHQNNFDLFTLAHVVPHGVVTVGKSSLKWIPFFGTLYWASGNFLIKRHDRDKAIARITDIVTQMKQTGLSIWMFPEGTRSRGRGWLPFKRGAFHAAIQAGVPIVPVVCSDTHGQVKLNRLSNGSVTVKVLEPISTEGLTDEDVADLVARCEQLMHEAKEAR
- a CDS encoding DUF2868 domain-containing protein codes for the protein MKDNEKLALLRNLNEAHTLGQTEDSISRFNSHYKLAFDKLVSIKKTVIVALLSIAVLLGASIAPSTFGQSDGNHINVFWLLLLLLGANTLSLLLWLLSCFIRPSGSRNWQHIVQLLIRFGAKLAKSEPRYVKAYQELYLANQRGKWLIGSLMHTTWACYLMGGLLSTGVYLMTHEVHFVWETTLLSSSDFQNFTRLLGAFPNLLGVSVPSNLEVQLSALSNTEWSNAGWSNAELSNTERLPALQQKWAYLVLFSIILYGIVPRFLLITFSYSRYKFTLSQAIKAILAHAKASQKEQHQTIIIDEDSKGADITTSTATKIKSATASDFNAPLFGFEWDGDKVNGHSLKTINNRQDQKELLEHNVPLSAFSLVVNGGNCPDRGSLRFLKQMAQASTHFTLIIVGNTYEQQWVQHALNANIETNRLRYWSANEAHHHAD
- a CDS encoding bifunctional diguanylate cyclase/phosphodiesterase, with amino-acid sequence MFKSFRARLVLFIVGLLAVVQVGTAIAVLNSLKADNYRQGVHAIDVAVNVLKLQLGDRAKQLTTGVGILASDFGFKRAVATQDIGTIKSVLENHGARISSDSAMLFSPNGKLIASTQEVQDISFVTQRILEARRQGLKSINNLVGVDGYVSQLVLVPVRAPNLIAWVGMSFELDEVFAQHIASITQLDVSFVSEQSAEIKHIVSSLPKDDLNWVVTPSKLKDYIETPMFTDNEAYLSSAVKLDEKGGEWGIVHLPYAPWLKGYEEARNNLMLIFAFTLLLAALVALVMARSLSRPIQKLVGYAQAIGLGKTEHAPKVAGEFGVLANTMNTMEKAILNREEEIIFRSSHDFLTGLYNRSALERELTSQLPRSCGALVRINIRRFKDINSMMGFDAGDEVLKQTGTILSDISPDVEYVARTGGDEFTVILSKHHREEDCLKLQEIIQHEIEKGINQRIRLKVSIGVLPLSADITTANDAMRRIDITSGRAKERELGIAFYQDGLDEINQRNLTIINDIDNALLNNQLFMVYQPKIAVREGCCYEAEALVRWVHPELGFVPPDEFIGLLEQTGNVQQLTFWVLEQVIDQVSTWWAGGDKVTVAVNLSALDLVNESLPDWLTNKLNEKGLPVSAISLEVTESAVMSDADKVVSVLERLQEKQFHLAIDDFGTGQSALSYLRDLPVNEVKVDRAFVQYLDTNDNDKYIVRATIELSHSLGFKVTAEGAENKEGVEILKTLGCDKIQGYYFSKPLAPDDYMVWCHDFNDQKENA
- a CDS encoding GTPase/DUF3482 domain-containing protein, with product MPINLLIVGHANTGKTSLIRTLIRDKGFGQVGNIAGTTRHVEAVDIKVERRSVLRLIDTPGFEDSIGLWDARQQPEYSGVTNYQWLETFPDTALGQQEFEQESKIIKQLINADIILYVIDSRQAPLGKYLDELNVLACANKPIIPILNFSHPATEQQDKWKSVLAERHHHAFVKYDTVAFFFEDEKRLYQTLQSLAPSQYDALQTLLDTRYEAAKQRLDEATKYVAEMLFACASKRIESALYPPEKNVQEAFENAVRSIEQSAILRLLSLYDFQKEDTLVNTLPIANNRWTQDLFSPESLTEWGLQAGTSAATGAAIGVSIDILSAGLSLGTATTIGALLGATWETGKHYKETIKSKITKKHLLCLQDATLTLLTFRAITLIRHLHQRGHASIEAYKLGMDVDDELKSLTSELPTLWKAIRQRSEQNVIQSSKNQKLIAELKSELKVYVTLD